The proteins below are encoded in one region of Zonotrichia leucophrys gambelii isolate GWCS_2022_RI unplaced genomic scaffold, RI_Zleu_2.0 Scaffold_218_84236, whole genome shotgun sequence:
- the LOC135461196 gene encoding olfactory receptor 14J1-like yields the protein MSNSSSIRHFLLLALADTRQLQLLHFCLLLGISLAALLGNGLIISAVACSHHLHTPMFFFLLNLALSDLGSICTTVPKAMHNSLWDTRNISYTGCAAQLFFFLFFISAELFLLTVMCYDRYVSICKPLHYETLLGSRACAHMAAAAWASAFLNALMHTANTFSLPLCHGNALGQYFCEVPQILKLSNSHSNFKQLGLIAVSASLGLGCFVFIVFSYVQIFRAVLRIPSEQGRHKAFSTCLPHLAVLSLFLSTLIFAHLKPPSMSSPSLDLALSVLYSVVPPALNPLIYSLRNQELKAAVWRLMTGCFQKH from the coding sequence atgtccaacagcagctccatcaggcacttcctcctgctggcactggcagacacgcggcagctgcagctcctgcacttctgcctcttgctgggcatctccctggctgccctcctgggcaacggcctcatcatcagcgccgtagcctgcagccaccacctgcacacgcccatgttcttcttcctgctcaacctggccctcagtgacctgggctccatctgcaccactgtccccaaagccatgcacaattccctctgggacaccaggaacatttcctacactggatgtgctgctcagctctttttctttctgttcttcatctcagcagagcttttcctcctgactgtcatgtgctatgaccgctatgtgtccatctgcaaacccctgcactacgagaccctcctgggcagcagagcttgtgcccacatggcagcagctgcctgggccagtgcctttctcaatgctctcatgcacacagccaatacattttccctgcccttgtgccatggcaatgctcTGGGCCAGTACTTCTGTGAGGTTCCACAGATCCTCAAACTCTCCAACTCACACTCCAACTTTAAACAACTGGGGCTCATTGCTGTTAGTGCATCTTTAGGACTTGgatgttttgtgttcattgttttctcctatgtgcagatcttcagggccgtgctgaggatcccctctgagcagggacggcacaaagccttttccacctgcctccctcacctggctgttctctccctgttcctcagcactctAATCTTTGCTCActtgaagcccccctccatgtcctccccatccctggatctggccctgtcagttctgtactcggtggtgcctccagccctgaaccccctcatctacagcctgaggaaccaggagctcaaggctgcagtgtggagactgatgactggatgctttcagaaacattaa